A section of the Bryobacteraceae bacterium genome encodes:
- a CDS encoding pyruvate, phosphate dikinase: MKKYVYFFGGDLTEGNGSMRDLLGGKGAGLAEMCRAGVPVPGGFTITTEVCNLFFDNNQQVPPEVDEQIWQALEKLENYMGRKLGDPNDPLLVSVRSGAKFSMPGMMNTILNLGLNDQSVEALAAKTGNPRFAYDCYRRFIQMFGEVAFGIDMAHFDEVWEAAKKKKGVRLDTELDANDLKKIVAEFKKIFKKYAKREFPQDPKEQLILARNAVFNSWWSPKATYYRKMEKISDRLGTACNIQAMVFGNMGDTSCTGVGFTRDPGTGEKVFYGEFLVNAQGEDVVAGIRTPQPISELKNWNPAVYDQLVEITSMLERHYKDMQDFEFTVQEGKLWMLQTRNGKRTGPAAVRIAVDMVEEGLIDEKTAVMRVAPSQLDQLLHPVFDPASLKKLTKLAQGIDASPGAAVGRLAFTSDDAVTMSQKGPVILIRKETTPDDIHGMDAAKGILTAVGGKSSHAAVVARGMGVPCVVGCGAIHINERAKSATVDVNGKKITIKEGDWVSIDGTTGAVYLGQATTKEPDPHSPVFAKFMAMADKFRGKFGVRANADIPRDAKAAREFGAEGIGLCRTEHMFFAEDRLPHVQAMILADNEKDRRKALARLLPMQRKDFIGLFEVMDGFPVVIRTLDPPLHEFVPKREELMVDIAKLPTADTKTRREMLARYKNFVKDVKSLKTELPKLLHRVEQLHEFNPMLGHRGCRLGITYPEITEMQARAIFEAAVHVAKKGKKVIPEVMIPLVGSLEELQHQKEIVRRVAEEVLEKAGMKDLKYMIGTMIEIPRAALTADRVAEEAEFFSFGTNDLTQTTLGLSRDDYTKFSKIYEERKIFKADPFAVIDREGVGKLIQMAVELGRKTRPDLEVGICGEHGGEPSSVEFCYNIGMDYVSCSPYRVPIARLAAAQAAIAKEEGLKGETSRTA; encoded by the coding sequence ATGAAAAAATACGTTTATTTCTTCGGCGGGGACCTGACCGAAGGCAATGGCTCGATGCGCGATCTGCTCGGCGGCAAGGGCGCTGGCCTCGCCGAGATGTGCCGCGCCGGCGTGCCGGTGCCGGGCGGGTTCACCATCACCACCGAGGTCTGCAACCTCTTCTTCGACAACAACCAGCAGGTGCCGCCCGAGGTCGACGAACAGATCTGGCAGGCGCTGGAAAAGCTGGAAAATTACATGGGCAGGAAACTGGGCGACCCGAACGACCCGCTGCTGGTCAGCGTACGTTCCGGCGCCAAGTTCTCCATGCCCGGCATGATGAACACCATTCTCAACCTCGGACTGAACGACCAGAGTGTTGAGGCCCTGGCCGCCAAGACCGGCAACCCGCGCTTCGCCTACGACTGCTACCGCCGCTTCATCCAGATGTTCGGCGAGGTCGCCTTCGGCATCGACATGGCCCACTTCGACGAGGTCTGGGAAGCCGCGAAAAAGAAAAAAGGCGTCAGGCTGGACACCGAACTCGACGCCAACGACCTGAAGAAAATCGTCGCCGAATTCAAGAAAATCTTCAAAAAATACGCGAAGCGCGAGTTTCCGCAGGACCCGAAAGAGCAGCTCATTCTGGCCCGCAACGCCGTCTTCAACAGCTGGTGGTCGCCGAAGGCCACCTACTACCGGAAGATGGAGAAAATCTCCGACCGGCTCGGTACCGCCTGCAACATCCAGGCGATGGTGTTCGGCAACATGGGCGACACCTCGTGCACCGGCGTCGGCTTCACCCGCGACCCCGGAACCGGCGAAAAGGTCTTCTATGGCGAGTTCCTTGTCAACGCCCAGGGTGAAGACGTTGTCGCCGGCATACGCACGCCGCAGCCCATCAGCGAACTGAAGAACTGGAATCCTGCCGTCTACGACCAGCTCGTCGAAATCACCAGCATGCTCGAACGGCACTACAAGGACATGCAGGACTTCGAGTTCACCGTTCAGGAAGGCAAGCTGTGGATGTTGCAGACCCGCAACGGCAAGCGCACCGGCCCGGCTGCCGTCCGCATTGCGGTGGACATGGTCGAAGAGGGCCTCATCGACGAGAAGACTGCGGTGATGCGCGTCGCTCCATCGCAGCTTGACCAGCTCCTGCACCCGGTGTTCGACCCGGCTTCGCTCAAAAAGCTCACCAAGCTCGCCCAGGGCATCGACGCCAGCCCCGGCGCCGCTGTCGGCCGTCTCGCCTTCACCTCGGATGACGCGGTCACCATGTCCCAAAAGGGCCCGGTGATCCTCATCCGCAAGGAGACCACCCCGGACGATATCCACGGCATGGACGCCGCCAAGGGGATCCTCACCGCCGTCGGCGGCAAGAGCTCGCACGCGGCCGTCGTCGCCCGCGGCATGGGCGTTCCTTGCGTCGTCGGCTGCGGCGCCATTCACATCAACGAGCGCGCCAAGTCGGCCACCGTCGACGTGAACGGCAAGAAGATCACCATCAAGGAAGGCGACTGGGTGTCCATCGACGGCACCACCGGTGCCGTCTATCTCGGCCAGGCCACCACGAAGGAGCCGGATCCTCACTCGCCGGTGTTCGCCAAATTCATGGCGATGGCCGACAAATTCCGCGGCAAATTCGGCGTCCGCGCCAATGCCGACATCCCGCGTGACGCAAAGGCGGCCCGCGAGTTCGGCGCCGAAGGCATCGGCCTCTGCCGCACCGAGCATATGTTCTTCGCCGAGGACCGTCTCCCGCACGTACAGGCGATGATCCTCGCCGACAACGAAAAGGACCGCCGCAAGGCGCTCGCCAGGCTCCTCCCGATGCAGCGCAAGGACTTCATCGGGCTGTTCGAGGTGATGGACGGCTTCCCCGTCGTCATCCGCACGCTCGACCCGCCGCTGCATGAGTTCGTGCCCAAGCGCGAGGAGCTGATGGTGGACATCGCCAAGCTCCCCACCGCGGACACGAAAACCAGGCGGGAGATGCTGGCCCGCTACAAGAACTTCGTCAAGGACGTCAAGAGCCTCAAGACCGAGTTGCCCAAACTCCTGCACCGCGTCGAGCAGTTGCATGAGTTCAACCCGATGCTCGGCCACCGCGGCTGCCGCCTCGGCATCACGTATCCGGAGATCACCGAGATGCAGGCGCGGGCCATCTTCGAGGCCGCCGTCCACGTGGCGAAGAAGGGCAAGAAGGTCATCCCTGAGGTGATGATCCCGCTGGTCGGCAGCCTGGAAGAGCTTCAGCACCAGAAGGAGATCGTCAGGCGCGTCGCCGAAGAGGTGCTCGAAAAGGCCGGCATGAAGGACCTGAAGTACATGATCGGCACCATGATCGAGATCCCGCGCGCCGCGCTTACCGCCGACCGCGTCGCTGAAGAGGCCGAATTCTTCAGCTTCGGCACCAACGACCTTACGCAGACCACGCTGGGCCTGTCCCGGGACGACTACACGAAGTTCTCGAAGATCTACGAGGAGAGGAAGATCTTCAAGGCCGATCCGTTCGCCGTCATCGACCGCGAAGGCGTGGGCAAGCTCATCCAGATGGCCGTCGAGCTCGGCCGCAAGACCCGGCCCGATCTCGAAGTGGGCATCTGCGGCGAGCACGGCGGCGAGCCCAGCTCGGTCGAGTTCTGCTACAACATCGGCATGGATTACGTCTCCTGCTCGCCCTACCGCGTGCCCATCGCGCGGCTGGCGGCGGCGCAGGCGGCCATCGCAAAAGAAGAAGGTCTGAAAGGCGAAACCAGCCGCACGGCCTGA
- the glyS gene encoding glycine--tRNA ligase beta subunit, with protein sequence MNRRLPLLFEIGVEEIPHWMIRPALGEMERIFRDLCESHRIEPGALRLDATPRRLVLRSDGLPERQPDREELVLGPPKSAGDGAAQGFARKNGVTMADLIVEITPKGEYFALRKRTEGRPVREILAEILPELIRRIPWPKTMYWTGKGGPTFIRPIRWIAALFGDQVVEFSFAGVAAGALTCGHRRLGAKEIVFDHATYEDRLEKNGVIVDAGRRRQRIEAGIRRLLRGTGLEWVRDEALLEDLVYLTEFPTPVMGRFDERFLDLPREVLTTVMRHHQRYFTVQDGEGRLAPRFIAIMNMKADRKGYVVKGNERVLEARFTDARFFWELDRQQTLESRLERLRNVTFQARLGSYWEKTLGIVDGVRRLAGWLGADAQLAERAAWLCKADLITEMVKEFPELQGVMGGLYARADGEPEEVAAAIYDHYLPQSMDDPIPRTLIGQILSVADKLDTLEGCFGIGLIPSGSRDPFALRRAAQGVVKVLVEGRLRVDLKRALEEGMAATQRHFPECGPEQTQALWEFFLDRVRYYFRDVRGFAWDEVNAVLAGDWKTLPDVEARLYALKLVRQTENFEPLAASFKRIRNILRQAGWQGGQVRPELLDAPEERALYEEASRVLAGVRRMRASDDYLQALAAIATLRPAVDAFFDRVLVNAPDEAVRANRLALLGGLFQEVSSIADFSEIVTTTTTG encoded by the coding sequence ATGAACAGAAGGCTTCCGCTGCTGTTCGAGATCGGCGTCGAGGAGATCCCCCACTGGATGATCCGCCCGGCGCTGGGCGAGATGGAACGGATCTTCCGCGACCTCTGCGAATCGCACCGCATTGAGCCCGGCGCGCTGCGGCTGGACGCCACGCCGCGCCGCCTGGTGCTCCGTTCCGACGGGCTGCCTGAACGGCAGCCGGACCGAGAAGAGCTCGTGCTCGGGCCGCCGAAGTCCGCCGGCGATGGCGCGGCGCAGGGATTTGCTCGGAAAAACGGCGTCACCATGGCGGATTTGATCGTGGAAATCACGCCGAAGGGCGAATATTTCGCCCTGCGAAAAAGGACGGAAGGCCGCCCGGTGCGCGAAATTCTGGCCGAAATCCTGCCGGAATTGATCCGCCGCATCCCCTGGCCGAAGACGATGTACTGGACAGGCAAAGGCGGCCCGACTTTCATCCGCCCCATCCGCTGGATCGCCGCGCTGTTCGGCGATCAGGTGGTGGAATTTTCCTTCGCCGGCGTCGCGGCCGGCGCGCTTACCTGCGGCCACCGGCGCCTGGGAGCGAAGGAAATCGTCTTCGACCACGCCACCTACGAGGATCGGCTGGAAAAGAACGGCGTCATTGTTGACGCCGGCAGGCGCCGGCAGCGCATCGAGGCCGGCATCCGCAGGCTCCTTCGTGGCACAGGGCTTGAATGGGTCCGCGACGAGGCGCTGCTTGAGGATCTCGTCTACCTCACCGAATTTCCCACCCCGGTCATGGGCCGCTTTGACGAACGGTTCCTCGATCTGCCGCGCGAAGTGCTCACCACGGTGATGCGCCATCACCAGCGCTATTTCACCGTGCAGGACGGCGAGGGACGGCTGGCGCCGCGCTTTATCGCCATCATGAACATGAAGGCGGACCGCAAGGGATATGTCGTCAAGGGCAACGAGCGGGTGCTGGAGGCGCGCTTCACCGATGCGCGCTTCTTCTGGGAATTGGACCGTCAGCAGACGCTCGAAAGCCGGCTCGAACGGCTCCGCAATGTCACCTTCCAGGCCAGGCTCGGCTCCTACTGGGAGAAGACGCTCGGCATCGTGGACGGCGTGCGGCGGCTGGCTGGCTGGCTGGGCGCGGACGCACAACTGGCCGAACGCGCCGCCTGGCTGTGCAAGGCCGACCTGATCACCGAAATGGTCAAGGAGTTCCCCGAATTGCAGGGCGTCATGGGCGGCCTTTACGCCCGCGCCGATGGCGAGCCGGAGGAGGTGGCCGCGGCCATCTATGACCACTACCTGCCGCAGAGCATGGACGACCCGATCCCACGCACGCTGATCGGGCAGATCCTCTCCGTGGCCGACAAGCTGGACACGCTGGAAGGCTGCTTCGGCATCGGCCTCATCCCCAGCGGCTCCCGCGATCCGTTCGCCCTCCGGCGCGCTGCGCAGGGCGTGGTGAAGGTCCTCGTCGAGGGGCGGTTGCGCGTGGATCTGAAGCGCGCCCTTGAGGAGGGCATGGCCGCCACGCAGCGGCACTTCCCTGAATGCGGCCCGGAGCAGACCCAGGCGCTGTGGGAGTTCTTCCTCGACCGCGTCCGCTACTATTTCCGCGACGTGCGCGGCTTTGCCTGGGACGAGGTCAACGCCGTCCTCGCCGGCGACTGGAAGACGCTGCCCGACGTCGAAGCGCGCCTCTACGCGCTGAAACTTGTGCGGCAGACCGAGAACTTCGAGCCCCTGGCCGCCAGCTTCAAGCGGATCCGCAACATCCTCCGGCAGGCCGGCTGGCAGGGCGGCCAGGTCCGCCCGGAGTTGCTCGATGCCCCCGAGGAGCGGGCCCTTTACGAGGAGGCAAGCCGCGTTCTTGCGGGCGTCCGCCGGATGCGCGCCTCCGACGATTACCTCCAGGCGCTCGCGGCGATCGCCACGCTCCGGCCCGCCGTGGACGCCTTTTTCGACCGGGTTCTGGTGAACGCGCCCGACGAGGCCGTGCGGGCCAACCGCCTCGCCCTGCTTGGCGGGCTTTTCCAGGAGGTTTCTTCGATCGCCGATTTTTCGGAGATCGTTACGACGACAACGACCGGATGA
- the glyQ gene encoding glycine--tRNA ligase alpha subunit produces the protein MDSYQETIFKLKRFWAKQGCVIQEPYDVEVGAGTMCPETFLRVLGPKPYKVAYVQPSRRPADGRYGENPNRLYKHSQLQVILKPAPADVMDLYLESLEAIGIRLDQHDLKFEEDNWESPTLGAWGIGWQVMLDGLEITQFTYFQQCGGVDLDLVPAELTYGLERLVAFLQDRRSVFDIEWVEGVTYRDVRFLEEQQFSVYNFEKADVKMLWELFRLHEAEAQRLIDEYRALDAEKDYREKTRFPLLAAYDHVLNCSHTFNLLDARGAISVTERVAVIGRVRRLAVGVAASWIDQQNLLERQPAAEVQA, from the coding sequence ATGGATTCCTATCAGGAAACGATCTTCAAGCTGAAGCGGTTCTGGGCAAAGCAGGGCTGCGTCATCCAGGAGCCCTACGACGTCGAGGTCGGCGCCGGCACGATGTGCCCGGAAACCTTCCTCCGCGTGCTTGGCCCGAAGCCCTATAAGGTCGCCTACGTCCAGCCGTCACGGCGGCCGGCCGACGGCCGCTACGGAGAAAACCCCAACCGGCTCTACAAGCATTCACAGCTCCAGGTGATCCTCAAGCCCGCGCCGGCCGACGTGATGGATCTTTACCTGGAGTCGCTCGAGGCCATCGGCATCCGGCTCGACCAGCACGACCTCAAGTTCGAGGAAGACAATTGGGAGTCGCCAACACTTGGCGCCTGGGGCATCGGCTGGCAGGTGATGCTCGACGGGCTCGAAATCACCCAGTTCACTTACTTCCAGCAGTGCGGCGGCGTCGATCTCGACCTCGTGCCGGCCGAACTTACCTACGGTCTGGAGCGGCTGGTGGCGTTCCTCCAGGACCGCAGGTCCGTTTTCGACATCGAGTGGGTGGAAGGCGTCACCTACCGCGATGTCCGTTTCCTCGAAGAGCAGCAGTTCTCCGTCTACAACTTCGAAAAGGCCGACGTGAAGATGCTCTGGGAGCTCTTCCGGCTCCATGAGGCCGAGGCCCAGCGGCTGATTGACGAATACCGCGCCCTCGACGCGGAGAAGGATTACCGCGAAAAGACGCGGTTCCCCCTGCTGGCCGCCTACGACCACGTGCTGAACTGCTCGCACACGTTCAACCTGCTGGATGCGCGCGGGGCCATCAGCGTCACCGAACGCGTGGCCGTCATCGGGCGCGTCCGCCGCCTTGCGGTGGGCGTGGCCGCGAGCTGGATCGATCAGCAGAATCTGCTCGAACGGCAGCCGGCCGCGGAGGTGCAGGCATGA